The Flammeovirga kamogawensis genome includes a region encoding these proteins:
- a CDS encoding adenine phosphoribosyltransferase codes for MELQKYIRDVQDFPKPGIGFKDITPLLLNNEALTTALDAFIKLVDGQKIDKVVSMESRGFFFGPMIAKEIGAGFVPVRKPGKLPYETIKQEYALEYGTDVLEMHIDAIQQGDRVLIHDDVLATGGTAEAVVKMVEKAGGIVVQLDFLIDLTFLDGKKKLEGHTVNALIEY; via the coding sequence ATGGAATTACAAAAATACATTAGAGACGTTCAGGACTTCCCAAAACCTGGAATTGGTTTTAAAGATATCACACCTCTACTTCTAAATAATGAAGCGCTAACTACGGCATTAGATGCTTTTATTAAATTAGTTGATGGGCAAAAAATAGACAAGGTAGTATCTATGGAGTCTAGAGGTTTCTTTTTCGGACCAATGATCGCAAAAGAAATTGGTGCTGGCTTTGTTCCTGTTAGAAAACCCGGAAAACTTCCTTACGAAACAATTAAGCAAGAATACGCATTAGAGTATGGAACAGATGTTTTAGAAATGCATATTGATGCGATCCAACAAGGAGACCGTGTTTTAATTCATGATGATGTTTTAGCAACTGGCGGAACTGCAGAGGCTGTAGTAAAAATGGTAGAGAAAGCTGGGGGCATTGTCGTTCAACTTGATTTCCTTATTGACCTTACTTTCTTAGATGGAAAGAAAAAACTAGAAGGACATACGGTAAATGCACTTATAGAGTATTAG
- a CDS encoding nitrilase-related carbon-nitrogen hydrolase has translation MSNQSKYIAPYHAVCITSNYEFVSSREEMKPIIDRLELDIKVAINFANTKLPVKLVLLSECVIQGFPDELQDMDPLKYLENIAIHIDGPEIERFKTIAKENAIYLAAGFRTVKPEFPDRYFNEAILFNPKGEIELQHYKHSVLFPTEHSATPHDVLDQWIDLYGDNLDSFFPVADTEIGKIGLCLAMGGSYPEYIRGMAMNGTEVLCRMGTPHPFDGAFKIQNQAHALNNTLFVVGAEVSTGTVVPNSSPVGMANGNSHIVKYDGSIISESVGGQGDYFLAGEIDVESLREFRISSMVANWTKDLKTEIIRKIYEKQILPPNMYKDKTPYNTKGYIKNVLKKQVELMIERGIYTPPSSSGWRDRIIGANLE, from the coding sequence ATGAGTAATCAATCAAAGTACATAGCACCTTATCACGCAGTATGTATTACCTCGAATTATGAGTTTGTGAGTTCGAGAGAAGAAATGAAACCTATAATTGATAGATTAGAATTAGATATTAAGGTTGCTATCAACTTTGCAAATACAAAATTACCTGTAAAACTAGTTCTTTTGTCTGAGTGTGTAATCCAAGGTTTTCCAGATGAGCTCCAAGATATGGACCCGTTAAAGTATCTTGAAAATATAGCCATACACATTGATGGGCCTGAAATTGAAAGATTCAAAACTATAGCTAAAGAAAATGCTATATATCTTGCAGCTGGTTTTAGAACTGTGAAACCTGAATTTCCAGATAGGTATTTCAATGAAGCAATTTTATTTAACCCTAAAGGTGAAATAGAATTACAACATTATAAACATTCAGTTTTGTTTCCTACAGAACATTCAGCTACTCCACACGATGTATTAGATCAATGGATTGATTTATATGGAGATAATTTGGATTCTTTTTTCCCTGTTGCAGACACTGAAATAGGAAAAATAGGTCTTTGTTTGGCTATGGGAGGTTCATACCCAGAGTATATTAGGGGTATGGCAATGAATGGTACCGAAGTATTGTGTAGAATGGGGACTCCTCATCCATTTGATGGTGCTTTCAAAATTCAGAATCAAGCTCATGCTTTAAATAACACACTTTTCGTTGTAGGGGCTGAAGTAAGTACAGGTACAGTAGTTCCTAATAGCTCACCTGTGGGTATGGCAAATGGTAATTCGCACATAGTTAAATACGATGGTAGTATCATCTCTGAATCTGTAGGTGGTCAAGGCGATTATTTTCTTGCAGGTGAAATAGATGTTGAATCCTTAAGAGAATTTCGTATATCTTCTATGGTAGCAAATTGGACTAAAGATTTAAAAACAGAAATTATTCGTAAAATATATGAGAAGCAAATATTGCCTCCAAATATGTATAAAGATAAAACTCCATACAACACAAAAGGATATATTAAGAATGTACTGAAAAAACAAGTTGAATTGATGATAGAAAGGGGTATTTATACTCCGCCATCTAGTTCAGGTTGGAGAGATAGAATAATAGGAGCAAATCTTGAATAA
- a CDS encoding deaminase domain-containing protein, which translates to MKKSRLASVEEIKGALNKMRDYKIGKPQSGNLGYLEGDVSGTSIDNNKFWKSVSKEEVQLETHIFDAINATGSNGTWKRITDSEYRMLNDLAKKLGGSKGQVKESVTGSLKIVSENPYCASCQGVIQQFSDMFPNVEITLIDGVK; encoded by the coding sequence TTGAAAAAATCAAGGCTTGCCTCAGTTGAAGAAATCAAAGGAGCATTGAACAAAATGCGTGATTACAAAATAGGGAAACCACAGTCAGGCAACTTAGGTTATTTAGAAGGTGATGTATCAGGTACAAGTATTGATAATAATAAGTTTTGGAAGAGTGTTTCCAAAGAAGAAGTTCAATTGGAGACTCATATTTTTGATGCCATAAATGCAACAGGGTCTAACGGTACTTGGAAAAGAATTACAGACTCTGAGTATCGTATGTTGAATGATTTAGCCAAAAAATTAGGAGGATCTAAAGGACAGGTGAAAGAGAGTGTTACCGGTTCATTGAAAATAGTATCTGAGAATCCTTATTGTGCTTCCTGCCAAGGAGTAATACAGCAGTTCAGTGATATGTTTCCTAATGTAGAAATCACATTAATAGATGGAGTCAAATAA
- a CDS encoding CdiA family toxin C-terminal domain-containing protein — translation MSNTTPALTTGQLKTPSNDGVKTIYAPSIWTDSKLDKAAREALSDAAKKNVDLIDGQFRGVTKDGFEIEGYLKDGKVDTFYN, via the coding sequence TTGAGTAATACAACACCAGCTCTAACTACAGGGCAATTAAAAACTCCTAGTAATGATGGTGTTAAAACGATATATGCTCCTTCAATCTGGACTGATAGTAAATTAGACAAAGCAGCAAGAGAAGCCTTGTCAGATGCAGCCAAAAAGAATGTAGATTTGATTGATGGACAATTTAGAGGTGTTACAAAAGATGGCTTTGAAATAGAGGGTTATTTGAAAGATGGAAAAGTAGATACTTTTTATAATTAG
- a CDS encoding helix-turn-helix domain-containing protein, with the protein MSYFIGKYERDEMIPSIEAAKKLAKVLDTTVGYLLGENEQANLFKDTKMLQRFQDIANLPDKERESLITTIDHFIKAAKINLM; encoded by the coding sequence ATGAGCTACTTTATTGGTAAGTATGAGCGTGACGAGATGATCCCTTCTATTGAAGCAGCGAAGAAGTTAGCTAAGGTTTTAGATACGACCGTAGGCTATCTGCTCGGTGAAAACGAACAGGCTAATCTTTTCAAGGACACTAAAATGTTGCAACGGTTTCAGGATATTGCCAATCTGCCTGACAAAGAAAGAGAGTCTCTGATTACAACCATTGACCACTTTATCAAGGCTGCTAAAATCAACCTCATGTAA
- a CDS encoding DUF5376 family protein, translating into MAKFNDDTQVLFSENVGDYVLEYLKYKNTLLINTIISSNGKGHYLSDFLSEFNDTDDIHEDLLSILDDVLDMNLLNEVISAESLSAYVEKDNTYFIDEDDLASGKQKASENPEMFIPTSIFKEIILKWLEFLESQKS; encoded by the coding sequence ATGGCTAAATTTAATGATGATACGCAGGTTCTATTTTCTGAAAATGTTGGTGATTATGTATTGGAGTACCTGAAATACAAGAATACTCTTTTAATCAATACCATTATATCTTCGAATGGTAAGGGGCATTATTTGAGTGACTTTTTATCAGAGTTCAATGATACAGATGATATCCATGAAGATTTACTTTCAATATTAGATGATGTGTTAGATATGAACTTGCTAAATGAGGTGATAAGTGCAGAATCTTTATCAGCTTATGTAGAGAAAGATAATACGTATTTTATTGATGAAGACGATTTAGCGTCAGGGAAACAGAAGGCATCTGAGAATCCTGAAATGTTCATTCCAACATCAATTTTTAAAGAAATAATACTGAAATGGCTTGAATTTTTGGAGAGCCAAAAGAGTTAG
- a CDS encoding EndoU domain-containing protein, whose product MMLKVIRLTVGTIKKSIFFPDSWSPEKIQAEIAHGFQNKQFVRSQNNGADIFHGTMTDGTTVEFAIKNNVIESTYPNLNP is encoded by the coding sequence ATGATGCTCAAGGTAATTCGTTTGACGGTTGGCACAATAAAAAAATCTATATTCTTTCCAGATTCTTGGTCTCCCGAAAAGATACAGGCTGAAATAGCTCATGGTTTTCAAAATAAGCAGTTTGTACGTTCTCAGAACAATGGAGCTGATATTTTTCACGGTACAATGACTGATGGTACAACCGTAGAGTTTGCTATAAAAAATAATGTAATAGAATCGACATACCCAAATCTTAATCCCTAA
- a CDS encoding arylsulfatase B — protein MRKLVITSLLFCLSCTLFAQQKPNVIVILADDLGSGDLSFRGSHIQTPAIDRMAENGLVLDNFYVHPVCTPTRAALMTGKYAMHLGFQSGVIRTWEALLPDRGLPVGERTIAEEFNDAGYNTLAFGKWHLGESQKEFMPWNRGFDYFYGHLTGHIDYFTKEHAGGYDWRRNKEIIRDNGYSTYLIADDVVDQIEKSDKKKPFFMYVAFNAPHTPLQAPEEAQLPYKDLPESKRIYSAMVSEMDKGIGEILTALEEKGILENTVLFFTSDNGGVATKSTPSSNGTLRGTKGELFQGGVLVPGIVMWKGKIKAAHSREMMHVVDLYPTLTSLTGVKTKVPQDIDGLDCSAFLFEGEKSVRKEVVPNILRARGAVIVGDWKLIRNPKSKTQKGPLGEEIDGDEYLLCNIKKDPSEKVNLVKKEKKKFKELKKILEEREASQVKAFKRLKQPDQYQVPEIWGDENAKMLEYHKGQ, from the coding sequence ATGAGAAAATTAGTAATAACTTCACTACTTTTTTGTTTATCGTGCACATTATTTGCACAGCAAAAACCTAATGTAATAGTCATTTTAGCAGATGATTTAGGCTCAGGAGATTTGAGTTTTAGAGGGAGCCATATTCAAACACCAGCTATAGATAGAATGGCTGAAAACGGATTGGTTTTAGATAATTTTTATGTACACCCAGTTTGTACACCTACAAGAGCGGCATTAATGACAGGTAAATATGCCATGCATTTAGGGTTCCAAAGCGGTGTAATTCGTACATGGGAAGCATTATTACCAGATAGAGGATTGCCAGTTGGCGAACGTACTATAGCAGAAGAATTTAATGACGCAGGATATAATACTTTGGCATTTGGTAAATGGCATTTAGGTGAATCTCAAAAAGAATTTATGCCATGGAATAGAGGTTTTGATTACTTTTACGGTCACTTAACAGGGCACATAGATTACTTTACAAAAGAACATGCTGGAGGTTATGACTGGAGAAGAAATAAAGAGATTATTAGAGACAATGGTTACTCAACATATTTAATTGCAGATGATGTTGTAGATCAAATTGAAAAATCCGACAAGAAGAAACCTTTCTTTATGTATGTTGCATTTAATGCACCACATACGCCACTTCAGGCACCAGAAGAAGCACAATTACCTTATAAAGATTTACCAGAAAGTAAGCGTATTTATTCTGCAATGGTTTCTGAAATGGACAAAGGAATAGGCGAAATTTTAACGGCTTTAGAAGAGAAAGGAATTTTAGAAAATACGGTACTATTTTTTACATCAGATAATGGTGGGGTAGCAACTAAAAGTACCCCATCTTCCAATGGTACTTTAAGAGGTACAAAAGGGGAGTTATTTCAGGGAGGTGTTTTAGTTCCAGGAATTGTAATGTGGAAAGGAAAAATTAAAGCAGCTCATTCAAGAGAAATGATGCATGTTGTTGATTTATATCCTACACTTACTTCGCTTACAGGTGTAAAAACAAAAGTACCTCAAGATATTGATGGTTTAGATTGTTCAGCGTTTTTATTTGAAGGAGAAAAATCAGTTAGAAAAGAGGTAGTTCCAAATATCTTAAGAGCAAGAGGAGCTGTAATTGTGGGAGATTGGAAACTAATCAGAAACCCTAAATCTAAAACACAAAAAGGACCTTTAGGAGAAGAAATTGATGGAGATGAATACTTATTATGTAACATCAAAAAAGACCCTTCTGAAAAAGTGAATTTAGTGAAAAAAGAAAAGAAAAAATTTAAAGAGCTAAAGAAAATTTTAGAAGAAAGAGAAGCATCGCAAGTAAAAGCATTTAAGCGTTTAAAGCAGCCTGATCAGTATCAAGTTCCTGAAATATGGGGTGATGAAAATGCAAAAATGTTAGAGTACCATAAAGGACAATAG
- a CDS encoding DUF4861 domain-containing protein has protein sequence MKTIANLIFSSVLGAVLFSCTSTPSIQITNPSDFDRLAEPVVMTRAEVMAKVGDLNGKFPIVKDQQNKEIPSQLDDIDLDGKWDELAFEVNLKANSATLYRITLVNVAPEYEKTTQFYMAKSETKNNDFKKITSEIRPADHIDPCYPMLYQYEGFGWENNKVAFRSYFDSRNGKDIFGKKTEELVLQNTGQGGKNYHKMDDWGMDLIKVGSSLGSGAIGIEKEGQLYRLGLTASAKFETITEGPVRAIGRATYIGWTVDGDTYDVVETISIWKDKYNYTSEIALSGNSKPVTLITGIVNYKSNSQVKYPTLNTEVACVETFAPQTENKADRSQLLGMAIVVEKNNFVGFEDAPNTSYESALKNKHQKHGVKKDEPITDTYLVKMNLAPNKTVKFNYFSGWELTNSDFKTEQGFLDVLALEADKLAEPITTL, from the coding sequence ATGAAAACAATAGCAAACTTAATTTTTAGTAGCGTTTTGGGTGCAGTACTTTTTTCTTGTACATCAACACCATCAATACAAATAACTAACCCTAGTGATTTTGATAGATTAGCAGAACCTGTAGTCATGACACGTGCAGAAGTGATGGCTAAAGTAGGTGATTTGAATGGTAAATTTCCTATCGTTAAAGATCAGCAAAATAAAGAAATTCCAAGTCAGTTAGATGACATAGATTTAGATGGAAAGTGGGATGAATTAGCCTTTGAAGTTAATTTAAAAGCCAACTCAGCCACTTTATATAGAATCACCTTAGTAAATGTAGCTCCTGAGTACGAAAAGACAACGCAGTTTTACATGGCAAAGAGTGAAACCAAAAACAATGATTTTAAAAAGATCACATCAGAAATAAGACCAGCTGATCATATAGATCCTTGCTACCCAATGTTATATCAATACGAAGGTTTTGGATGGGAAAACAATAAAGTAGCCTTTAGATCTTATTTTGATAGCCGTAATGGTAAAGATATTTTTGGAAAAAAAACAGAAGAACTAGTTCTTCAAAATACAGGACAAGGGGGTAAGAATTACCATAAAATGGACGATTGGGGAATGGACTTAATAAAAGTAGGTTCTTCATTAGGTTCGGGGGCAATTGGTATTGAGAAAGAAGGACAATTATATAGATTAGGGTTAACAGCATCGGCTAAATTTGAAACAATTACAGAAGGTCCTGTGAGAGCAATTGGTAGAGCAACTTATATTGGATGGACTGTTGATGGAGACACCTATGATGTTGTTGAAACAATTTCAATTTGGAAAGATAAATACAACTATACAAGCGAAATTGCCCTTTCAGGAAACTCGAAACCGGTTACTTTAATTACAGGTATTGTCAACTATAAATCAAACAGTCAAGTAAAGTATCCTACTTTAAATACAGAAGTTGCTTGTGTAGAAACTTTCGCCCCTCAAACGGAAAATAAAGCAGATAGATCTCAATTATTGGGTATGGCAATAGTAGTAGAAAAGAATAATTTTGTAGGTTTCGAAGATGCACCAAATACGAGTTATGAAAGTGCTTTAAAAAATAAGCATCAAAAACACGGTGTTAAAAAAGATGAGCCAATTACTGATACTTACTTAGTGAAAATGAATTTAGCGCCTAACAAAACAGTGAAATTTAATTATTTTTCTGGGTGGGAGCTTACTAACTCTGATTTCAAAACAGAACAAGGTTTCTTAGATGTGTTAGCACTAGAAGCAGATAAATTAGCAGAACCTATAACAACATTATAA
- a CDS encoding bifunctional 4-hydroxy-2-oxoglutarate aldolase/2-dehydro-3-deoxy-phosphogluconate aldolase — protein sequence MAKFSRIEVATMMKETGMIPVFYHKDIEVCKKVVSACYNGGARAFEFTNRGDFAHEIFAELAKFIAIEYPKMALGIGSLVDAPTTALYLQLGADFVVSPILNPEMAKICNRRKVSWSPGCGTLTEISYAEELGAEVVKIFPGEQVGGPEFVKAAKGPCPWSSIMPTGGVKPEFENLKGWFNAGVHCVGIGSQLMVKDTTGNFDYTKIEETVKEVYQMIGEIRTPQLTLA from the coding sequence ATGGCTAAGTTTTCTAGAATTGAAGTAGCAACAATGATGAAAGAAACAGGGATGATTCCTGTTTTCTATCATAAAGATATAGAGGTTTGTAAAAAAGTGGTTTCAGCATGTTACAATGGCGGAGCTAGAGCATTTGAGTTTACAAATAGAGGAGATTTTGCACACGAAATATTTGCCGAATTAGCAAAGTTTATAGCAATTGAATATCCTAAAATGGCTTTAGGGATTGGCTCTTTAGTAGATGCACCAACAACAGCTTTGTATTTACAATTAGGAGCTGACTTTGTGGTTTCTCCTATACTAAATCCTGAAATGGCAAAAATCTGTAACCGCAGAAAAGTATCTTGGTCACCAGGATGCGGCACACTTACGGAAATTTCTTATGCAGAAGAACTAGGAGCAGAAGTAGTGAAAATTTTCCCAGGTGAACAAGTAGGCGGACCTGAGTTTGTAAAGGCAGCAAAAGGGCCTTGCCCTTGGTCGAGTATTATGCCTACAGGAGGTGTAAAACCAGAATTTGAAAACCTAAAAGGATGGTTTAACGCAGGTGTACACTGTGTAGGAATTGGCTCACAACTTATGGTAAAAGATACAACAGGTAATTTTGATTATACTAAAATCGAAGAAACTGTAAAAGAGGTATATCAAATGATTGGTGAAATTAGAACACCACAATTAACATTAGCATAA
- a CDS encoding sugar kinase has product MFSTLDQKNKVEMNDKVVCFGELMMRLSTSNFQKIQQSQSFAVNYGGAEANVAVSLAQFGENVAFATRLPQNELGDTAIMQLKSNNVDTSFITRGGKRLGMYLLEVGTMHRGTKVIYDRDDSGFATLAPGMINWKEVFKNATWFHWSGISPAVSEASAEVTLEAVKAAKEAGVMVSCDLNYRGKLWKYGKTPIDVMPQLMEYTDMVLGGKSDAALMLGVKFQEGDSFDSAPKRIKEQYPHLKLVATSLRESFSASHNRLTGVLFNGENEYRSVAFDMPNMVDRVGGGDAFMAGLIYGFLNFDLDYQQTIEFAAAASCIKHTIPGDANLSSVEEVKSIMTGADAGLVAR; this is encoded by the coding sequence ATGTTCAGCACACTAGATCAGAAAAACAAAGTAGAAATGAACGATAAAGTAGTATGTTTTGGAGAGTTAATGATGCGACTTTCCACATCTAATTTTCAGAAAATTCAGCAATCACAATCTTTTGCTGTAAACTATGGCGGAGCAGAAGCAAACGTAGCGGTCTCATTGGCTCAGTTTGGAGAGAATGTAGCTTTTGCTACACGCTTACCACAAAATGAGTTAGGAGATACTGCCATTATGCAGTTAAAAAGTAATAATGTTGATACTTCTTTTATTACAAGAGGAGGAAAACGCCTAGGAATGTATTTACTAGAGGTAGGTACAATGCACAGAGGAACTAAAGTGATTTATGATCGTGATGATTCTGGTTTTGCAACATTAGCACCAGGTATGATCAATTGGAAAGAAGTTTTTAAAAACGCTACTTGGTTTCACTGGTCTGGTATTTCACCGGCAGTTTCAGAAGCATCTGCAGAAGTAACTTTAGAAGCAGTAAAAGCAGCAAAAGAAGCTGGTGTAATGGTTTCTTGTGATTTAAATTACAGAGGCAAACTTTGGAAATACGGTAAGACACCAATTGATGTAATGCCACAACTAATGGAATATACAGATATGGTATTAGGTGGTAAAAGTGATGCCGCTTTAATGCTTGGTGTCAAATTTCAAGAAGGAGATAGCTTTGATAGTGCTCCAAAAAGAATTAAAGAGCAGTACCCTCATTTAAAGTTAGTAGCCACAAGTTTAAGAGAATCTTTTTCGGCATCGCACAATAGATTAACAGGGGTATTATTTAATGGTGAAAATGAATATAGATCTGTTGCTTTTGATATGCCAAATATGGTAGATAGAGTAGGTGGTGGAGATGCATTTATGGCAGGGCTTATTTACGGTTTCTTAAATTTTGATTTAGACTACCAGCAAACAATTGAGTTTGCAGCTGCGGCATCTTGTATTAAACATACTATTCCAGGAGATGCCAATTTATCTTCTGTAGAAGAAGTAAAGTCAATTATGACTGGTGCAGATGCAGGGTTAGTAGCGAGATAA